TGTAGTCTATGGTTAGAAGAGCTATGTGCGGAGATTCCGGTATATTTTTATTATGTATGATGTGTATAGGTCTGTACATTTTAAACAAATCATTCAACTTCTCATCTTATCTACCTCTGAAAATGCCACGAACCAAACTTCGTTAACACCACCATGTGAGAGTAATTAGTTTTCTTATATTTTGTGAGGTGGTACTCATAACATGTATTTTACTTTCAACTTATTTATTCAACAACATTTCTCTTGGAGCATGAACTTTCATCCCTCAAGAGATCTACATTTATTCTTGTAgtttttttccaaaatttgaattttttggCATCTGACAAGATGACATATGCTGAAATTCTTCTATTATTTTGGTGTCTTCATCCATGTCATTTCTGTCATTTAACAAAAAAATATGAGCAACTGTAGTCTGTGGCATTTTATCAATTGCAAAAGTTGCAATGTTGTGTTTGATCAATTGAAGAGAAAGATGGGGCATTTTGGCAGTAGCAGAGAAAATATGGAGCATTTTATTAATTAGAGTTTTCCAATGTTGTCCGTTCCAACTACGTTTTCAATGTTGTGATGCAGGACTCATGCAACCGCATACACTTACTTAGGTAACAATGGTCACAAGAGCTATGTGCGGAGATTCCTGTATAATATTTTGTATGATGTGTTTAGCTCAGTACATTTTAAACAAATCATTCAACTTCTCATCTTATCTACCTCTGAAAATGGCATGAACCAAACTTCGTTAACACCACCATGTGAGAGTAATTAGTTTTCTTATATTTTTTGAGGTGATACTCATAAATGTATTTAACTTTCAACTTATTTATTCAACAACATTTCTCTTGGAGCATGTACTTTCATCCCTCAAGAGATCTACATTCATTCTTGTAGTAGTGTAATATATAAGATTTAAGGGTGACCATGTCTCAAATAAAACCAAATCGCAAGATTACTACTCTCCCATTAGTCACATAACACCCCTGACCCCAAAATTACTATGCTCCCACAGTCTCATAACCCCTAGTCCCAACAATAATGTAGGTGCTCTTTTTTCCCTCATAGGTTCTCATTGAGACTTGCATTGAAAATTTTGGAAAGTTATTTCGAACAAACTTTGGCAAATATGTGTTGTATGAGGTAATCTCCTTAGTCCATAGTCTAAGCTTCTACTACCtttgtcctggtttattggtccccttcgtATTTTGTGTTAAACTTTGATTGTAGacttaactaacaaaatgttaatgaaTGTCACCAAAACTTATATCGTTcaatttgtatttgaacatagttcccgataatattatttttcTAAGTATAAATTATGTTTTATTAGTTAAAATCATGGTCAAAATATGACACTAAATACAAAGTGACTAATAAACTAGTACAGAGGTAGTACTTGTACCTCTATAGCCAGTATATTGGGATATGTTCATTCCTCTATGATATTTCTTCGCGAAAGGAACAACTTATGATAAATATGCTTCCATTTGCTTGAACTCATGATAAAATTGTTGGTCAACCTCTATTTTCCTGATTGTTATTGACAATATGAAAATATTCTCATGAGTTGATGGAACATTTTCTCTGGGATGTTTGGTCATGCGTACTATTAATGTTATTCACTTGTCGTCAAAGATGAATCAACCTCCTATAAAAGAAAATGATGTAAAAGGCTTAATGGCAAATTGCATACAGATCTATCTGAATTTTTTTGGGCACTGAAACAGTTTCTAAGGTTACATCTTGACCATCGGTCTTGTGAAAGATAGGTTTCCTTAATAGGTTTTCTGACAACTAGGTAAACTGCTTGTCCTTCTTTCATCTGTTTGTCACTGAAAATCATTTACAGTTATGTAAACCGCTTGATTTTATCCCGTTTCTTACACAGAATGATTTTCTTGCAGAATCTGCCCATTATTAAGAAAAGGTCATTGTTGCAGAGTTCTGGAAGCAAGTTCCTTCAAATGAACCTTGATTTTAGGGATAAATTGTAGTATTATACATGCGGATGTTCTAGCCATATATTGACAACTGGAGTTTCATGCATCCTGAGGATTCAGATGTTACTAGTGTCGAATTGGTGAGCACTTATCATCAAATATGGCTTCTTTGTGGATGTTGCTGCCATTAGTTGTATAATTGTCCTCCCATGTTCCAGTTTCTCGAGCCTCTCGAGCTATGCTACAGATCTTTGTGTGCTTGCGATGATGAACCGATAGTTGATGGAAGACTTCTTGATTTCTTGTGACAAGTATCAATATGCTTTCAATGGTAGATCCGGTGACCAGAGCAAACACTGTCGGGCGATGTTAAAAATATCAGTCTTTTTGTTTTCATAATGACTTCCTGCATAGGTGTTCCTGGGTAACAATTGATGGCTGGGGGTATGAGGATGTTGCATGAACAGAAACACGTCACCTCTTTGATCCTTGTGGTTACTTTGATGTAACTGAGGAACTTGTTTGATGTGATGCTTAGTGTGATTGATGAACTTGGTGATATGCTAGCTAACAGTTTGGCCCATTTGTACATTGGTATGAACCATGCTCCCTAACTAAATTATGTTTAAGCTGATACACTTGTTATGGTATGAACTGCATGACTTATTCATTATATATCGGCTAAGCCAAGAAAAAGGGGTTTGGTGGGGTAATTTAATTATAGCATGCTCCCTTCCAGCCTAGATCCAGGAGACATGCCTCAAATGAGTCGAGTTCTTCAATTTGCTTATTGCCGATGTTTTTAACACATTTTTGCATGGTTATCAGAGCATTCAGCCAAGTCAAAACAAGTACAATATAATGAGTCAACCCAATATACAGAGCCAACATAACACCAGCACAAGCCAGACTAATGCCAAGATGGCAACGCAAAGGAACCCTCTCAGGCAGACCCCAACCACTAGTACCGAGAAAAGCACCCCTACGGTTGCTCGCTATCACGCCCATGCTCGCCCCTTTCGGCATCACACATAGAATTTATGCACCCTCGTTAACAGCATTTGTTTGATAATCTTGTAATCACATTCTCACAAATTGTTTGCAAAATTCCTCTTTCTAAAAAAGAAACTCGGCACTATCTTCCCATTTATATGCATACAAAAGCAGACATCTCCATCTGGATCTCGGATCATTCACAAGAAAATGTATATGTACCCGCAAAAAAAACCAAGAAATACAGTATATACATGTACTCTGCTTTTACAGAAAACAGAGGAGGAGGAGTAGGGAAGCAGCACGCAGGGAAAGGTTTCCTTTTTCCTAATGCGACGTCAATTTGGGCCGTAACTCAATCCGGCACCGACCTAAGCCATGAGATACCGACTTAACCCTCCCACTCCTGTTATTAATACCAAACCTCTCAGCCTCGAATCGCAATCTTCCATCGTCACGAAAACCGAACCCGCCACCCGCCTCGAATCCTCCACCTCCAAACCCTAGCAGCCATCCATGGCGACGGAGAcgggtcccgccgcgccgcgcctcCTCCTGGGCCCGCCGCTGGTCCGCGCGGCGCGCCCCTCGCCCGCCGACGACGCCCCGGAGTCGCACCCGTTCCTCGACCTCCTCGACGCGGCCTTCAACGCGCCGTCCGCCGCCGAGGCCAAGGCGGCGCTGGCCCCGCGGCGGGCGCGCACGGAGAACTGCAACGCCACGTACGCCAACTCGGGCGACCCCTGCGTCGACTTCTTCTTCCACGTGGTCCCGCCCACGCCCGCCGCGCGCGTGCGcgagctcctcgccgccgcctggGCCCGCGACCCGCTCACGGCGCTCAAGCTCGCCTGCAACCTCCGCGGCGTGCGCGGCACCGGCAAGTCGGACAGGGAGGGCTTCTACGCCGCCGCGCTGTGGCTGCACGACCACCACCCGCGCACGCTCGCCTGCAACGTCGCCGCGCTCGCCGAGTTCGGCTACCTCAAGGACTTCCCCGAGCTGCTCTTCCGGCTCGTCCGTGGCCAGGACGTGCGCAGGCTCGCCAAGGAGGGCGCCGCCGCCGACAAGGCGCGCAGGGAGGGCAAGCAGCTCGCGGAGCAGCGGGTCGGCCTCCGCGCCAGGCTCGCCGGCCGCAAGCGCGCCCGCGAGGCCGCTACCAGGTCCGTCACGGAGGTGGCGGAGCAGAAGACGGAGGCCATGGAGGTCGATCAGAAGAAGGCCTCCAAGCGGGGCGTGCCGAAGAAGGTCCGGACCATGGCCAAGCTCGCCGTGCAGTCGCTCGAGACCTACTACGGCGACCGCGCGTACCGCTTCCTGTTTGACGCCGTGGCCGACTTCTTCGCCGCCCTGCTCGCCTCCGACATGAAGCAGATGGCCCCCGGCGGCAAGAAGAGGAAGATCGGGCTCGCCGCCAAGTGGTGCCCCACGCCGGGCTCCTCCTTCGACCGCGCCACGCTGCTCTGCGAGGCCATCGCCTGCCGCCTCTTCCCGCGCGACTCCGACCCCGAGTACGCCGAGCTCTCCGACGAGCACTACAGCTACCGCgtcctccgccgcctccgccgcgaCGTCCTGGCGCCCATCCGCAAGGCCCTGGAGCTCCCGGAGGTCTACATGTGCGCGCAGCGGTGGGACGAAGTGCCCTACGCGCGCGTCGCCTCGGTGGCCATGCGGCGCTACAAGGCCCTCTTCCAGAAGCACGACGAGGAGCGCTTCGCCAAGTACCTCGAGGACGtggaggccggcaaggccaagATCGCGGCGGGCGCCGTCCTGCCGCACGAGATCGCCGCCGCGGCCTACCGCGGCGAGGAGGACGAGGTGGCGGAGCTGCAGTGGTGCCGCATGGTGGACGACCTCCGCGCCAAGGGCTCGCTGCGCAACTGCATCTCCATCTGCGACGTGTCCGGGAGCATGGAGGGCACCCCCATGGAGGTGGCCATCGCGCTGGGCGTGCTCACCTCGGAGCTCAGCGAGGAGCCGTGGGCGGGCAAGGTGATCACGTTCCACACCAGGCCCTCCATCCACGTGATCAAGGGCGAGACGCTGCGGGACAAGATGCGGTTCGTCGCCAAGCTCGAGTGGCACGGGAGCACCAACTTCCAGGGCGTGTTCGACCGCATCCTCGCCACGGCCAGGGAGGCCCAGCTGCCGCCGGAGAAGATGATCAGAACCGTCTTCGTCTACAGCGACATGGAGTTCGGCGAGGCGTGCGGGCGGGGCGTCTACAACGGCATGCCCTACGGCGAGGGGTCGTGGGACACGGACTACGCCGCCATCTGCCGCAAGTTCAGGGACGCCGGCTACGGCGACGCCGTGCCCCAGG
This sequence is a window from Aegilops tauschii subsp. strangulata cultivar AL8/78 chromosome 7, Aet v6.0, whole genome shotgun sequence. Protein-coding genes within it:
- the LOC109744111 gene encoding uncharacterized protein; translated protein: MATETGPAAPRLLLGPPLVRAARPSPADDAPESHPFLDLLDAAFNAPSAAEAKAALAPRRARTENCNATYANSGDPCVDFFFHVVPPTPAARVRELLAAAWARDPLTALKLACNLRGVRGTGKSDREGFYAAALWLHDHHPRTLACNVAALAEFGYLKDFPELLFRLVRGQDVRRLAKEGAAADKARREGKQLAEQRVGLRARLAGRKRAREAATRSVTEVAEQKTEAMEVDQKKASKRGVPKKVRTMAKLAVQSLETYYGDRAYRFLFDAVADFFAALLASDMKQMAPGGKKRKIGLAAKWCPTPGSSFDRATLLCEAIACRLFPRDSDPEYAELSDEHYSYRVLRRLRRDVLAPIRKALELPEVYMCAQRWDEVPYARVASVAMRRYKALFQKHDEERFAKYLEDVEAGKAKIAAGAVLPHEIAAAAYRGEEDEVAELQWCRMVDDLRAKGSLRNCISICDVSGSMEGTPMEVAIALGVLTSELSEEPWAGKVITFHTRPSIHVIKGETLRDKMRFVAKLEWHGSTNFQGVFDRILATAREAQLPPEKMIRTVFVYSDMEFGEACGRGVYNGMPYGEGSWDTDYAAICRKFRDAGYGDAVPQVVFWNLRDSKSTPVTSTQPGAAMVSGFSKNVLKIFLQNDGVVNPEAIMTQAIAGDEYQKLQIYD